GTCTACAGGACTACGTGCTCCATATATTATATCTATATTTTCGTATTTATCTCTATTGTCTAATACGTTCCAGATGAGAGAGCGAAGCGGCGCTAGACCGATTCCGCCACCAACGAAAACGAGATTCTTGCCCCGCATCAGCTCAAAGGGAAAACTGTTACCATAAGGCCCCCTGAAACCAATCTCGGTACCAATGCTGAGGCGATGCATGGCATTGGTTACCACCCCCACCCTGTTGATAGTGCACTCTAAATGGCCGTTTCTGGTAGGGCTGGAGGAAATGCAGAAGGTGGCTTCTCCTATGCCAAAGATAGAAAGTTCGGCAAATTGACCTGATTCAAAGGTAAACTCTTTACGCAGTTTCCCGTCCTTGAAATTGAAATGGAGGGTTCTGATAGAGGGCGTTTCTTCAATAATTTTGTCTATTACTACTAGATGTGGTAAATAGACATTGTCTTGGGCAAGAAGTTTTTTTCTTTGGTTAATATCAGTAATAGCCATCTTTCACTTACCCAACTATTTTGTCCATGTTATTTCTCACTCCGAGATGTGGCACTGGCTGGTAAACTACTTAGGACTTGGCTAATATCCCAATTCACTGGACACAACCGTATACACCTGCCACAACCAGTACAGGCAGTAATGTCAAAGTTCATTGGGTAAAATTCGTATTTATGGCATACCCTTTGCCTTACCCGCCTCCATTTTTCCTCTCTCGGATTTTCCATGGGCATCTTGGTATAAAGTCTGAAACTGCAACTATCCCACCCTCTATATCTTGCCCCTTGCTTCTTAATCAACTCATCGCAAATATCGAAACAGAAACAAGTGGGGCAAAGGAAAGTGCAGACACCACAGCTAATACACTTGGCGGCGACTTTCTCCCAATAATCCTTGTCGCTGAAGCAAGCCTGTAACTTCTTCGCGATTTCTTTTGTATCGACCTTTTTTATCACCATGTCGGAAAGTGCTGCTTTTTCCGACTTCGCTTTAGCACCATCAGCTTTAGTGGCCTGTTTCACCAAACTGGTCGCTGCCAGCAACTCTTCACCCTTATCAGTAATTTCTTCGATTAAGAATTCATCCCCAATATCGGTGAACATCAGGTCAACATCGGCTGACTCCGTGGGTTTGAGCCCTAATGAAGTACAGAAACAGCTATCATAAGGATTGGTGCAGCTAAGACCGATGAGCACGGTGTTCTTTCTTTTTGATACGTAGTAGGGGTCTTCACATGTCTCGGTAAAGACCTTATCTACCATAGCTATGCCTCTGGCGTCACAGGGCCGGATGCCAAAAATAAGCTGCTTTTGCTCATCTTGCGGTATTTCTATATGGTAGCCATCTTCGTTTTTCTTGAAGCTGAACATTCTCTCCATGGAAGGGAGAAAATTAGCTTTACAGGGGATGACTGTGTTTCTATACCAATCTAAGAAGCTGACATCTATACCATCCCATCTGACCATCTTGGCAATGTTTTCCTCTTTAAATGGAACAAACACGTTCAACCGCTGGTTCCACATGCCAAGGAGTTTAGCTATTTCTTTTTTGCCGATCTTCTTAGTGGCCACCTGTCCCCCTTTTACATGATCAAGTCTTCGGCCTCCACAGGCTCGTAGGCCGTCATTAACGCCGGTGCATCCTTATCTATTCCTGCCTGATAATGGAACATCTCGTCAACTAATTCGGACATCTTTTTGGACAAGCTTCTTAGCGGGATATTCTGCGGACAAACACGTTCGCACTCACCGCAGTCAGTGCATCTTCCAGCGACATGTATATTTCTAATTACCTGAAACATGAGATTATCCTGCCACTGTGAAACGGGTGATATCCATTGCGGCTGGGACTCCTCAACAAAGCACCGCTCGCAAAAACAAGCCGGGCATACCTGACGACACGCGTAGCACCGGATGCAACGACTGAGCTGTTTTTTCCAGAATGCCCATCTCTGTTCCGGAACCATATCCTCTAGTTGCTTAATCCTCCTCAGGCTCAACTCTTTATCACCAATCGCGTTAGTTGGTATACCCACCAGGATATCGTATTCCTGAGGGGTGGGAGACTCACAGCCGAGGCAGTGTTCAAATAAGACTTCCTTTGTGGGTAACTCTGTTTTCTGCCCGCCAATAATTACTGCTACCTTTTCTCCTTGCAGGGCAATATCATCAATTTCATCCCTGTCCTTATTTACTAACTGTTCCACCTTCGCTATATCAATCAACCCGGAGCAAGGAACGCCAATAATTACCACGTCGTCTCTACTCACCTGATTATCCTGTATGAGACTAACAACGGAGCGACTATCGCAACCTTTAGCGACTATGCCTACGCGTCCCGGTACCTCAGTTAGGAATTTAGCTAGATTATTTACTATGAACGGGTTAATTACTAAAGATGCCACCTCCTCTTTCTCTCTGGTAATCAAAGGAGTAGCGGTGAATTTCAGGCTCCCTCGGGCAAAGCCAACTATATGGTCGGCTTTCCCCTCATCTAGCAGTTTCCTAGCCTCTTTCCGTAGCTCTTGTTCCATATTACTGTCCATCTTCGGAGAATAATCTATTAGGTCCCACTTCTTCTACATCTTTAACTACGGCGGCAACTACCTGGGCAAACTTCGCACCTTCTGACGCCGATACCCAGCTCGCCCTAAACCGTTCTTCCGGAATACCCATATACTCTAAGAATTTCTTGGTTAACGCAATTCTTCTTCTGGCACGGTAGTTTCCCGTTTGGTAATGGCAGTCACCGGGATGACAGCCGGACACCAAAACACCATCAAAACCCAGACGCAAACCCTTAAGGATTAACAGTGGATCAACTCTTCCCGAACACGGCACCTTCAATATTTTCACGTTGGCTGGATATTTCTTACGACCGGATCCAGCTAAATCAGCGCCGGCATAGCTACACCATTTACATAAGAACCCGACTATTCTGGGCTCCCATTCTGATTTACGTTCCATCTTATTACGCCTCGTTTCCATGAGTTAGCGCAGAATCAAAGCAAGCTTATACAAGCATGCCTTCAATTTCCGCTACAAGCTGTTCACTCGTATAGTGTTTAAGGCTTACCGAACCACTAAAGCAACCGCCAACGCAGGCGCCGCAGCCTTTGCACAAGGCTTCATTGACACGACACACTTTCTTTTCTTCAACAAAGGTAATGGCACTATAAGGGCAGACACGCATGCAGAGCTGGCATCCGGAACAAATCTTTTCGTCGACGAAAGAAGTAGCTGTTTCAATCTCCACATTGGCCTGACCAATCATTGACAGAACCTCAGCCGCTGCCCCGGATGCTTGAGCCACGGTATCCGGAATATCCTTGGGACCCTGGCAACAACCAATCACGAAGACGCCATCAGTAGTGGTAGCTACAGGGTCTAACTTAGGATGCCTCTCCAGGAAAAAGCCGTCGGCACCTCTGCTTACGTTGAACAAACGGCTAGTATTCTGAGCATCTTTCTGCGGTTCTATAGCGGTACTCAGAATAACCATATCCGCTGGCAAACGGCATTGAAGTCCCGGGTGAATTTCCTCTTCATATTGAACAATTAGCTTGCCTTTCTCCGCAGGTGTTTCGGCTATATTCGTGACACCACTGGGACGAGCTTCAATAAATATGCTGCCCTCTCTGACAATTCGGTTGTAGAACTCCTCAAAGCCCTTACCGAAGGCTCTGATGTCAACATAGAATTCATAGGCCTGAGCCCCGGGAAGATGTTCTCTTATGAGATGGCTAAATTTCAGGGAATACATACAACAAACACGGGAGCAGTACTCATGATAGTTCTTATCTCTGCTGCCGACGCAATGGATAATAGCTATTGTCTTAGGCTCCGAACCATCTTTAAGAAGAACGTGACCCTCAGTCGGCCCAGCAGCATTAACCATTCGTTCGAACTCGAGTGCAGTGACAACGTTGTCAAAGCGTCCGTACCCATATTCATAGACACCGCTGGGTTTAAACAAGTCATAGCCAGTAGCTACGATGATATTGCCAACTTCTACTTCAACCACCTCGTCTTTCATTTTGTGATCTATTGCCTCACGCTCACAAACCTTGACACACTCCAGGCATTCAGAGCAAACAGCACAATTCAAACAACGTTTGGCCTCTTCGACAGCCAATTCTTCATTAAAGCCCAACTCTACTTCTGCAAAGCCCTGCCGTTTGTCCAGTTCGAGCACTGGCATAGTCTTTCGCGCCTTTATTGCTATACCTTCTTTTGAGACCTCTTTTACCCTTTCAGGGCGGGTTGGTCTGCCCTTCTTCAGGTCTATTCCCCTAAGATAATGGTCTACAGAAATAGCCGCCTCTTTACCAGCTTCGATAGCAGAAATAACATCATCTGGACCAGACACAACGTCGCCACCGGCAAAAACACCTTCGATATTCGTCTGCAAGGTAACGGGGTCAACTGCTACAGTCGCGAAACTGGTATATTCAAGCTCCTTGGCCAGGGCTGACTTATCCACAACCTGTCCAACAGCCATGATTACATTATCAGCAGGTATATCAAATTCCGAACCTCTAATCGGTATTGGACGTCGACGCCCACTCTCGTCAGGTTCGCCCAGCTGCATCCGAATACATCGAATATGAGTTAACTGACCTTTTTCCGTCAGAATTGCTACCGGCGCTGCCAGAACATGAATCTTCACTCCTTCATGCTCCCCCTCTTCCACCTCGGTACG
This region of Chloroflexota bacterium genomic DNA includes:
- a CDS encoding FAD-dependent oxidoreductase, which codes for DLDSVAVARDYKFMCSEPGQNLIKEDIKTAGLNRIIVASCSPTLHEPTFRRVCQDAGINPYLFQMANIREQCSWVTEDHDGATGKAKALVSAAVSRIYYHDALEVRQVPINPDTLVVGGGIAGIQAALEIADSGHKVYLVERTPSIGGHMAQLDKTFPTLDCSACILTPKMTLVGQHPNIDVMSYSEVEGVSGYIGNFKVKIRKKARYVDIKKCSGCAECEIVCPVEVPSEFNLGLAKRKATYRPFPQAVPNVFIIDKRGAPPCRTACPAGVDAQGYIALISRGKYKEALEVFRRTQPFAGVCGRVCTHPCEVDCERGKVDEPIAIRYLKRFMADYELREGKGKVAPVEKTKPESVAIIGSGPAGLACAYDLVRMGYGVTVFEAAPKAGGLMRYAIPEYRLPKKILDNEIRYIEKLGVEIKTNTPVKDFKEVFSEGYDAIFLGVGAGMSQKMGIPNEDARGVSYSLDFLRQVNSGRKVKIGKRVVVIGGGNAAVDSARVAKRLGAEEVTIVYRRSRAEMPALRTEVEEGEHEGVKIHVLAAPVAILTEKGQLTHIRCIRMQLGEPDESGRRRPIPIRGSEFDIPADNVIMAVGQVVDKSALAKELEYTSFATVAVDPVTLQTNIEGVFAGGDVVSGPDDVISAIEAGKEAAISVDHYLRGIDLKKGRPTRPERVKEVSKEGIAIKARKTMPVLELDKRQGFAEVELGFNEELAVEEAKRCLNCAVCSECLECVKVCEREAIDHKMKDEVVEVEVGNIIVATGYDLFKPSGVYEYGYGRFDNVVTALEFERMVNAAGPTEGHVLLKDGSEPKTIAIIHCVGSRDKNYHEYCSRVCCMYSLKFSHLIREHLPGAQAYEFYVDIRAFGKGFEEFYNRIVREGSIFIEARPSGVTNIAETPAEKGKLIVQYEEEIHPGLQCRLPADMVILSTAIEPQKDAQNTSRLFNVSRGADGFFLERHPKLDPVATTTDGVFVIGCCQGPKDIPDTVAQASGAAAEVLSMIGQANVEIETATSFVDEKICSGCQLCMRVCPYSAITFVEEKKVCRVNEALCKGCGACVGGCFSGSVSLKHYTSEQLVAEIEGMLV
- a CDS encoding hydrogenase iron-sulfur subunit, encoding MERKSEWEPRIVGFLCKWCSYAGADLAGSGRKKYPANVKILKVPCSGRVDPLLILKGLRLGFDGVLVSGCHPGDCHYQTGNYRARRRIALTKKFLEYMGIPEERFRASWVSASEGAKFAQVVAAVVKDVEEVGPNRLFSEDGQ
- a CDS encoding heterodisulfide reductase subunit F, whose product is MAITDINQRKKLLAQDNVYLPHLVVIDKIIEETPSIRTLHFNFKDGKLRKEFTFESGQFAELSIFGIGEATFCISSSPTRNGHLECTINRVGVVTNAMHRLSIGTEIGFRGPYGNSFPFELMRGKNLVFVGGGIGLAPLRSLIWNVLDNRDKYENIDIIYGARSPVDLCFKYDLDIWNQDKTINMITTVDKGDKNWMGREGFVPAVLEQIAPSAKKAIAVVCGPPIMIRLTFPVLEKLGFVPGQMITTLEKRMKCGIGKCGRCNIGNLYVCRDGPVFTYAQIRNFISDEY